One window of Athalia rosae chromosome 4, iyAthRosa1.1, whole genome shotgun sequence genomic DNA carries:
- the LOC105693845 gene encoding uncharacterized protein LOC105693845: protein MSEVKAVIALLCKYLCDTVDATIKPEHFRFAKYQKDTDDTVIELWRLLCQLCFYARKSMPGNIVFSDYDDVTLVKLHFAYLQYPVSEFYALPLDCQGSSRELLLAFAWLVATQNVLTIAINEKISSSILSEEFSNTWNSPKANICEHEKCLSKKSQLNRMVYACGKINYNLKAISELVREKVKLTTKVHAASINVCGLPHLSVSELALTKRLALENSANDQRRMHELHELTSVLDTHMKWESRRHIFFDWMVTVIEEEKGSQKKALLDRESDCELSKFVCLLRHIVRKNLHNLKHDTETLNYLPPRSSCVSRFLRTQLNSSGTETWLCEAKEEFEIEEDITNKKIVKLTHQLKKMLKLIPHCVQV, encoded by the exons ATGTCAGAAGTTAAAGCAGTTATCGCTCTGCTATGCAAGTATCTTTGTGATACTGTTGATGCAACGATCAAACCTGAGCATTTTCGATTTGCAAAGTACCAAAAGGATACGGATGACACT GTAATTGAACTTTGGAGACTCTTATGCCAATTGTGTTTTTACGCTCGAAAATCAATGCCTGGAAATATTGTTTTTAGCGATTATG ATGATGTTACTTTggtcaaattacattttgCATACCTGCAATATCCAGTCTCTGAGTTCTATGCATTGCCATTGGATTGCCAAGGATCCAGCCGTGAATTGCTACTTGCTTTTGCATGGCTTGTAGCAACTCAAAATGTCCTCACCATTGcgattaatgaaaaaatttcaagcagCATCTTATCAGAGGAATTCTCAAATACTTGGAATTCCCCCAAG GCTAATATCTGTGAACATGAAAAATGCTTATCGAAAAAGAGTCAGTTGAATAGAATGGTTTATGCctgtggaaaaataaattacaaccTGAAGGCAATATCCGAATTAGTTAGAGAAAAAGTTAAGTTGACCACAAAGGTACATGCTGCCAGTATAAATGTTTGTGGTCTGCCCCATCTAAGTGTCTCTGAACTGGCACTAACAAAACGACTTGCTCTTGAAAATTCTGCCAATGATCAAAGACGTATGCACGAACTACATGAGTTAACATCTGTACTAGACACTCATATGAAGTGGGAAAGCAGGAGACACATTTTCTTTGACTGGATG GTCACAGTcattgaagaggaaaaaggatcCCAAAAGAAAGCTCTGCTTGACAGAGAATCTGATTGTGAATTATCGAAATTTGTGTGTTTGCTACGTCACATAGTcagaaaaaatttgcataacTTGAAGCATGATACTGAAACATTGAATTATTTGCCACCAAGATCAAGTTGTGTTTCACGATTCTTGAGAACGCAGTTGAATAGCAGTGGGACCGAAACATGGCTCTGTGAAGCAAAAGAAGAGTTTGAAATAGAGGAAGAcataacaaataaaaaaattgtcaaattaaCTCATCAGCTGAAGAAAATGCTCAAATTAATACCACATTGCGTTCAAGTGTAA